One window of the Spea bombifrons isolate aSpeBom1 chromosome 8, aSpeBom1.2.pri, whole genome shotgun sequence genome contains the following:
- the LOC128502956 gene encoding DNA-directed RNA polymerases I and III subunit RPAC2-like codes for MAAGETKTALEMVQANGNDDSCVTFVLHEEDHTLGNALRYMIMKNPEVGFCGYSITHPSESKINFRIQTRNGTPAVEPFRRGLNELVDVCQHVLSTFEASMKNFKERKEEAME; via the exons ATGGCAGCTGGCGAGACCAAGACAGCCCTGGAAATG GTCCAGGCCAATGGAAACGATGATTCGTGCGTCACGTTCGTATTGCATGAAGAAGACCACACTCTGGGAAATGCTCTGCGCTATATGATCATGAAGAA TCCCGAAGTTGGATTCTGCGGATACAGCATTACTCATCCATCCGAAAGCAAAATCAATTTCCGCATCCAGACACGAA atgggactcctGCAGTGGAGCCGTTTAGGAGAGGACTCAACGAACTCGTGGATGTCTGCCAGCACGTACTCAGCACGTTTGAG GCCAGTATGAAAAATTTCAAGGAGCGTAAAGAGGAGGCCATGGAATGA
- the LOC128502955 gene encoding endothelin receptor type B-like, with the protein MPSYLHKMHPCTLPVVWIACLLLGVYCQEAQTQSSDAPLAINQEQVHRIVQMDTIEIDAGPAGPANLSDDNVGNRPFRPRPPPCTSRSKIRHAFKYVTTILSCVIFLVGIVGNTTLLKIIYKNKCMRNGPNVLIASLALGDLFYIIIAIPINVYKLLAENWPFGAHVCKLVPFIQKASVGVTVLSLCALSIDRYRAVASWNRIQGIGIPVWKTIELTLIWAVAITLAVPEAIAFDLIKLEDREQIMWVCMMPLKQSSYFLTLYQEVKVWWLFGFYFCLPLACTGVFYTMMSCEMLNMKNGMRIALNDHMKQRREVAKTVFCLVVIFALCWLPLHVSSILKKTVYDGTDPNRCELLSFFLVMNYIGINMASLNSCINPVALYFVSRKFKNCFRSCLCCWCHRPSITITPMDERGSGGKWKANGHDLVLDRSSSRLTNKYSSS; encoded by the exons ATGCCCAGCTATCTGCATAAGATGCACCCTTGTACGCTTCCAGTTGTTTGGATAGCATGTCTGCTTCTTGGAGTTTATTGTCAAGAAGCCCAAACACAGAGTTCAGATGCCCCGCTGGCAATCAACCAGGAGCAGGTCCATCGTATTGTGCAAATGGACACCATTGAGATCGATGCTGGACCTGCCGGACCTGCCAACCTATCAGATGACAATGTTGGAAACAGGCCCTTTCGGCCCCGACCTCCGCCCTGTACCTCCCGGTCTAAAATCAGACATGCCTTCAAATACGTCACAACCATTTTGTCATGTGTCATATTTCTCGTAGGAATTGTAGGGAATACTACACTTCTTAAAATCATATACAAGAACAAATGCATGAGAAACGGTCCCAATGTTCTCATCGCTAGCCTGGCTTTGGGTGACTTATTCTACATCATAATCGCCATTCCCATCAATGTCTACAAG ctgctggctgaaaactggCCGTTTGGCGCGCATGTGTGCAAGCTGGTTCCATTTATCCAGAAAGCATCTGTTGGAGTTACAGTTTTGAGTCTATGCGCTCTGAGTATAGACAG GTACAGAGCGGTGGCTTCCTGGAATCGGATTCAGGGCATTGGAATCCCTGTATGGAAGACAATAGAATTGACCCTGATTTGGGCTGTGGCTATCACCCTGGCTGTTCCAGAAGCGATTGCGTTTGATTTGATTAAACTGGAAGACCGGGAACAAATTATGTGGGTCTGCATGATGCCATTAAAGCAGTCATCTTACTTTTTGACG TTATATCAAGAAGTGAAGGTATGGTGGCTTTTTGGCTTCTATTTCTGTCTGCCTTTAGCCTGCACCGGAGTATTCTACACCATGATGTCATGCGAGATGCTGAACATGAAAAACGGGATGCGGATAGCGCTGAATGATCATATGAAGCAG AGAAGAGAAGTTGCGAAGACGGTCTTCTGCTTAGTGGTGATCTTCGCCCTCTGTTGGCTTCCTCTACATGTGAGCAGCATACTGAAGAAGACTGTGTATGACGGCACTGATCCCAACAGATGTGAACTACTAAG cttcttTTTAGTCATGAACTACATTGGGATAAATATGGCCTCATTGAACTCCTGCATTAATCCCGTGGCTCTCTACTTTGTCAGCAGGAAATTCAAGAACTGTTTTCGG TCCTGCCTCTGCTGCTGGTGTCACAGGCCAAGTATTACCATTACTCCAATGGACGAGAGAGGCTCTGGTGGTAAATGGAAAGCCAACGGGCATGATTTAGTCCTGGACAGAAGCAGTTCCCGTCTGACAAACAAGTACAGCTCTTCATGA